A region from the Desulfomarina profundi genome encodes:
- a CDS encoding TIGR01212 family radical SAM protein (This family includes YhcC from E. coli K-12, an uncharacterized radical SAM protein.) produces the protein MSTDRPRLRTFSHTCRQRFGQPVGKIAIDLGYPCPNREKGGCIFCSAPAFTPGYLRKTDDPGKQIIRGRKNLLRQGVKKYFGYFQQETPTAAPNDYFLSICSLILQDPDCMGLIISTRPDAVEEELLTLLSRILIENRKRKNCLFELGIQSAHEKTLALLNRNHGFSDFRNSAELLQKYGFETGAHLIFGLPGETVEDMQATIKMVCSTKISALKIHHLQVLQGTVLQRMYQNRQIDVFATPEDYFRLLLQLLPHIPSDITIHRLFATSHPELLVAPKWNILTHILSRKLLELMEENAVSQGTEVKINL, from the coding sequence CCAACCGGTGGGAAAGATCGCCATAGACCTTGGATACCCCTGTCCGAACCGGGAAAAAGGCGGTTGCATTTTCTGCTCCGCACCCGCTTTTACACCCGGTTACCTGCGTAAAACAGATGACCCTGGAAAACAGATTATCAGAGGCAGGAAAAACCTTCTGCGCCAGGGAGTAAAAAAATATTTCGGCTACTTCCAGCAAGAGACCCCAACCGCCGCTCCGAATGACTATTTCCTGTCCATCTGTTCCCTGATCCTGCAGGACCCTGACTGCATGGGACTCATTATATCCACCCGTCCCGATGCTGTTGAGGAAGAACTGCTCACACTACTGTCCCGGATTTTAATAGAGAACAGAAAGAGAAAAAACTGTCTTTTTGAGCTGGGCATCCAGTCGGCTCATGAAAAAACTCTGGCCCTGCTGAATCGAAACCATGGGTTTTCTGATTTTCGGAACAGCGCGGAACTGTTACAAAAATACGGATTCGAAACAGGTGCCCATCTGATCTTCGGTCTTCCCGGAGAAACAGTGGAGGATATGCAGGCAACAATTAAAATGGTATGCAGTACAAAAATATCAGCCCTGAAAATCCATCACCTGCAGGTGTTACAGGGAACAGTTCTCCAGAGGATGTACCAGAACAGACAAATTGATGTCTTTGCCACACCGGAAGACTATTTCCGGCTCCTCCTGCAACTGCTCCCCCACATCCCGTCTGATATAACAATCCATCGCCTCTTTGCCACATCCCATCCGGAGCTGCTGGTGGCTCCAAAATGGAACATTCTCACCCATATTCTCAGCAGAAAACTTCTTGAGCTGATGGAAGAAAATGCAGTCAGCCAGGGCACAGAAGTCAAAATCAACCTGTGA
- a CDS encoding diacylglycerol kinase family protein, giving the protein MMKVLSVGNFTHHHPKLEITNISEKELQGWKNCAEFRYIIINGGDGTLRRVISKLQDQLDEKVFILNPTGSFNVVARMNRVPAIGDILEQLAGDKEVPTTIQNIYYLNEHFFFFSAGNMGDLLHIVFSEIMRIGFLKKRGLLRYLVSIVLLSPVFLMISPFLLMSSTRFFIYTPFSFIRRFGSFHGQVEEMTLQYESDCHLVELDGDIVVIEANRIDIGHAGSFRLAVTG; this is encoded by the coding sequence ATGATGAAAGTACTCTCAGTCGGTAATTTTACTCATCACCATCCGAAACTGGAAATCACAAACATTTCTGAAAAAGAACTCCAGGGATGGAAAAACTGTGCCGAGTTCCGTTATATTATCATTAACGGCGGTGATGGCACCCTTCGTCGTGTAATCAGTAAACTCCAGGATCAACTTGATGAAAAGGTTTTTATTCTTAATCCCACAGGGTCTTTCAACGTGGTTGCCAGGATGAACCGTGTTCCGGCAATCGGGGATATCCTTGAGCAGTTGGCCGGGGATAAAGAGGTGCCGACAACAATTCAAAATATCTATTACCTCAATGAACATTTCTTTTTTTTCTCTGCCGGTAATATGGGTGATCTTCTTCACATTGTTTTTTCAGAAATTATGCGTATCGGTTTCCTGAAAAAAAGAGGACTCTTACGATACCTGGTATCCATCGTTCTGCTCAGCCCGGTTTTTCTTATGATTTCTCCGTTTTTGCTGATGAGTTCCACAAGATTTTTTATTTATACGCCATTCAGTTTTATTCGCCGCTTCGGTTCCTTTCACGGGCAGGTGGAAGAGATGACTCTGCAATATGAAAGTGACTGTCATCTGGTTGAGCTTGACGGTGATATCGTGGTGATTGAAGCGAATCGGATAGATATCGGCCATGCCGGAAGTTTCAGACTGGCGGTCACAGGTTGA
- a CDS encoding thiamine diphosphokinase has translation MIAFIFAGAPGAGGLPRHREVLKKGNLIIAVDSGAHYCQEVNLLPHVLIGDFDSISPNLLQKYSAQDVECIAYPRQKNETDLELALDLAMARGTKEIRLWGAIGGRWDMSFSNILLAAHPKYKKMHLSLFDAACSFEIIHCGKTYTLTDDPGQRVSLLPLAGNAEKVTLNGFTYPLQNETLQFGTSRGISNILESERATIYLERGILLCIRNLGSD, from the coding sequence ATGATAGCTTTTATTTTTGCCGGTGCCCCTGGTGCCGGCGGTCTGCCCCGGCATCGGGAAGTTCTGAAAAAAGGAAACCTTATTATTGCTGTTGACAGCGGAGCCCACTATTGCCAGGAGGTAAATCTTCTCCCCCATGTTCTGATCGGCGATTTCGACTCCATTTCCCCGAACCTTCTCCAGAAGTATTCAGCTCAGGACGTCGAATGTATAGCATATCCCAGGCAGAAAAATGAAACAGATCTTGAACTGGCTCTTGATCTGGCCATGGCAAGAGGGACAAAAGAGATCAGGCTCTGGGGTGCAATCGGAGGGCGCTGGGATATGAGTTTCTCCAATATCCTTCTGGCCGCCCACCCCAAATACAAAAAAATGCATCTTTCCCTTTTCGATGCAGCCTGTTCTTTTGAAATCATCCATTGCGGAAAAACATATACTCTCACCGATGATCCGGGGCAACGTGTATCCCTTCTGCCCCTGGCGGGCAATGCCGAAAAAGTGACTTTAAACGGTTTCACCTATCCATTGCAGAACGAAACCCTTCAGTTTGGTACAAGTCGCGGTATCAGTAACATCCTGGAGAGTGAAAGAGCGACCATCTACCTGGAACGGGGCATTTTACTCTGCATCAGGAATTTGGGGTCAGATTGA
- the asnB gene encoding asparagine synthase (glutamine-hydrolyzing): MCGIAGILAFTEAAPPQPDQLRAMCNAMFHRGPNEEGTDITKGVGLGMRRLSIIDLAGGSQPIFNEDRSILCVFNGEIYNYRELRQRLEGRGHTFSTNSDTEVIVHAYEEYGDTFPVHLNGMFAIGLHDTRQKRVLLVRDHLGIKPLYYARRKQHLVFGSEIKVLLASGLLNKELDIDSLSQFLAWEYVPAPETLLKNVKKLEAGYLIAINMDKQDVSLKQYWDIPPAEELSLTDDEWFERIDSLLKTCVTRQLVSDVPLGAFLSGGVDSSLIVAAMGSAKTFSIGFDDPSYNELNWANTVAKHLGVSHTDEILSPDILTLFDHLLHFMDDPIADFSIFPTYLVSALAKKYVTVSLSGDGGDELFGGYETYIAQMRAAQYSLIPSFIRRKVLEPSLRAIKPRAAKKGLINKARRFVEGAGQPENLGHCRWRIFAGQLQQAALFTPEALSQIETPVDAHVSRLFALAADRDPLTQCLYVDTKSYLCDNILTKVDRMSMAVSLETRVPYLDPELVGLAFSLPARLKVSGNTTKILLKKVAAKHIPQQCVYRPKEGFSIPIKHWLTTTLKPLMEELLSEKTIREQGLFAWNTVQSMKSEHLQGKENHSHQLWALMMFHAWQRRWLKG, translated from the coding sequence ATGTGCGGCATTGCAGGGATATTGGCGTTTACTGAAGCAGCACCACCACAACCGGATCAGCTTCGGGCAATGTGCAATGCCATGTTTCATCGTGGACCCAACGAAGAAGGCACAGACATCACTAAAGGGGTCGGGCTTGGTATGCGCCGTCTTTCTATTATCGACCTTGCCGGTGGCAGTCAACCGATCTTTAACGAAGACAGAAGTATCCTCTGTGTTTTTAACGGAGAAATTTATAACTACAGGGAACTTCGTCAAAGACTTGAAGGACGCGGCCACACTTTCAGCACCAATTCGGACACAGAGGTAATTGTTCATGCCTACGAGGAGTATGGTGATACCTTCCCGGTTCACCTCAATGGTATGTTTGCCATTGGACTGCATGATACCCGTCAAAAAAGAGTCCTTCTGGTACGGGATCACCTTGGCATCAAACCGCTCTATTACGCCCGCCGGAAACAGCACCTGGTCTTTGGTTCGGAGATCAAGGTATTGCTTGCTTCAGGATTGCTGAACAAAGAGCTTGATATTGACTCTCTCTCTCAGTTTCTGGCCTGGGAATATGTCCCGGCCCCGGAAACGTTACTCAAAAACGTGAAAAAACTTGAGGCTGGATATCTGATTGCCATAAATATGGATAAACAGGACGTGTCCCTGAAACAGTATTGGGATATCCCGCCGGCAGAAGAACTGTCTCTGACCGATGATGAATGGTTTGAACGCATAGACAGTCTGCTCAAAACCTGTGTAACCCGCCAACTGGTCAGTGACGTTCCGCTGGGAGCTTTTCTTTCGGGTGGTGTCGACTCCAGCCTGATAGTTGCGGCTATGGGTTCTGCCAAAACATTCAGCATTGGTTTTGATGATCCCTCCTATAATGAATTAAACTGGGCCAATACGGTGGCAAAGCATCTTGGAGTAAGCCACACAGACGAAATACTCTCCCCTGATATCCTGACCCTTTTTGATCATCTTCTTCATTTCATGGATGATCCGATTGCGGATTTTTCCATTTTTCCCACCTACCTCGTCTCAGCTCTGGCAAAAAAATATGTAACGGTCTCCCTCAGTGGAGATGGTGGTGATGAACTCTTTGGCGGCTATGAAACCTATATTGCCCAGATGCGGGCAGCACAATACAGCCTGATCCCGTCATTTATACGCAGAAAAGTACTCGAACCGTCACTCAGAGCCATAAAGCCGCGTGCTGCCAAAAAGGGCCTTATCAACAAGGCCAGACGATTTGTTGAGGGTGCCGGACAACCGGAAAATCTCGGCCATTGCCGGTGGCGGATTTTTGCGGGCCAACTGCAGCAGGCAGCCTTGTTTACACCGGAGGCATTGTCACAGATCGAAACACCGGTGGACGCGCATGTCAGTCGACTCTTTGCCCTGGCCGCTGATCGTGATCCCCTGACGCAATGTCTTTATGTCGACACCAAGAGTTATCTCTGTGATAACATACTGACCAAGGTTGATCGCATGTCAATGGCGGTTTCCCTTGAAACACGGGTGCCTTATCTTGATCCCGAGCTGGTCGGGCTCGCCTTTTCTCTTCCGGCGCGACTGAAAGTTTCGGGCAATACTACCAAAATACTGCTGAAAAAAGTAGCGGCCAAACACATCCCACAGCAATGTGTCTATCGCCCGAAAGAAGGATTCAGTATCCCGATCAAACATTGGCTGACTACAACTCTCAAACCACTGATGGAAGAATTGCTTTCAGAAAAAACCATCCGCGAGCAGGGCCTTTTTGCATGGAATACCGTCCAATCCATGAAATCTGAACATTTACAGGGAAAAGAAAATCACAGTCATCAGCTCTGGGCACTCATGATGTTTCATGCCTGGCAGAGAAGATGGCTCAAAGGATAA
- a CDS encoding glycosyltransferase, translating into MKILVIAPEPFFTPRGTPFSVYYRSLITAQLGHKIDLITYGQGADVLIPRLNIIRIPRFFRSSQIKVGPSLYKLFLDIFMVLYTIRLLVTHRYDVVHAHEEAVFFCRFLKPFFRFKLIYDMHSSLPQQLTNFEFTSSKVLITIFKKLEDSCLKNADAVITICPDLAQYVNRLLDTPEKHFLIENSLFDPIRLLEPTETAQDCAEEKQPLLSGESKYIVYAGTLEPYQGIDILIPAFQIFHDSHPDYTLCIVGGNRKQVKTFKDLARSLKIDDSCIFTGQVSQAKAKEYTTQASILVSPRKHGTNTPLKIYEQLASGIPLVATRIYSHTQILDENVAFLVDPTPEELARGLSAAASKTSDKKAQQARALYENKYSKEIYTGKMERLFAFIQQ; encoded by the coding sequence ATGAAAATCCTGGTTATAGCTCCTGAACCCTTTTTTACTCCTCGGGGAACACCCTTCAGTGTATATTACCGGTCACTGATCACTGCACAACTGGGCCACAAGATTGACCTCATTACTTATGGCCAGGGTGCTGATGTCCTTATTCCGAGATTAAATATAATTAGGATACCGAGGTTTTTCAGATCATCGCAAATCAAAGTCGGCCCGTCATTGTACAAGCTGTTTCTCGATATATTCATGGTTCTGTATACCATCAGGCTTCTGGTAACACACCGCTACGATGTTGTTCATGCCCATGAGGAAGCCGTATTCTTCTGCAGATTCCTTAAACCGTTTTTTCGTTTCAAATTAATCTACGATATGCACTCCAGCCTCCCGCAACAATTGACCAATTTTGAGTTCACTTCATCAAAAGTATTAATTACAATTTTTAAAAAGCTGGAAGATTCATGTTTAAAAAATGCCGATGCCGTCATTACCATCTGTCCTGATCTAGCACAATATGTCAATAGATTGCTTGACACACCGGAAAAACATTTTCTCATCGAAAACTCTCTCTTCGACCCGATCCGACTACTTGAACCGACCGAAACCGCACAAGACTGTGCGGAAGAAAAGCAACCTCTCCTTTCCGGTGAAAGCAAGTATATAGTGTATGCAGGAACCCTGGAGCCCTATCAGGGAATAGATATTCTTATCCCCGCATTTCAAATTTTTCATGATTCCCACCCTGATTACACGCTCTGTATTGTTGGAGGCAACAGGAAACAGGTAAAAACGTTCAAAGATCTTGCCAGATCCCTTAAAATAGATGACTCATGTATCTTTACAGGCCAGGTCAGTCAGGCCAAGGCGAAAGAATACACAACCCAGGCATCCATTCTGGTGTCTCCACGAAAACATGGGACAAATACGCCCCTTAAAATATACGAACAACTTGCCAGTGGCATACCCCTGGTTGCCACCCGGATTTATTCCCATACTCAGATTCTCGATGAAAACGTAGCTTTTCTCGTCGATCCGACTCCTGAAGAACTTGCGCGGGGACTATCAGCCGCAGCAAGCAAAACGAGTGACAAAAAAGCACAGCAGGCAAGGGCTCTTTACGAAAATAAATATTCAAAAGAGATTTATACCGGAAAAATGGAACGTCTTTTTGCCTTCATTCAGCAATAA